A genomic region of Podarcis raffonei isolate rPodRaf1 chromosome 13, rPodRaf1.pri, whole genome shotgun sequence contains the following coding sequences:
- the MMAB gene encoding corrinoid adenosyltransferase MMAB: protein MAGLLCCGRALRRAAGAAWPLGGSARRLSREQSGAGEAPSMDAKPRKTTQIPKLYTKTGDQGFSSTFTGERRAKDDQIFDALGTLDELSSAIGLSAEFGSEGGHSFVQELHQVQCALQDAGSNVATPISSARESHLKRTSFSEKPILELEAWIDHYSEQLPPLTAFILPSGGKSSTALHLSRAICRRAERCVIPLVKMGEADADVAKFLNRLSDYLFVLARYAAMKEGKQEKIYTRTE from the exons atgGCGGGTCTCCTCTGCTGCGGGCGCGCTCTGCGCCGGGCGGCGGGGGCGGCCTGGCCCCTGGGCGGGAGCGCGAGGCGCCTGAGCCGGGAGCAGAGCGGGGCCGGAGAGGCGCCCAG caTGGATGCCAAGCCCAGGAAAACAACCCAAATCCCCAAGTTATACACGAAAACAGGAGACCAAG GGTTTTCCAGCACATTCACTGGAGAGAGGAGAGCAAAAGATGACCAGATCTTTGATGCCCTGGGAACACTCGATGAACTGAGTTCAGCCATAGG GCTAAGTGCTGAATTTGGCAGTGAAGGAGGTCACTCGTTTGTGCAGGAACTTCACCAG GTCCAGTGTGCGCTGCAGGACGCCGGCTCCAACGTGGCAACTCCCATATCCTCAGCCAGGGAGTCACATTTAA AGCGAACGTCGTTCAGTGAAAAGCCCATTCTGGAGCTGGAGGCCTGGATCGATCactactctgagcagcttccgcCACTCACAGCTTTCATTTTACCC TCTGGCGGCAAAAGCAGCACTGCTCTCCATCTCTCCAGAGCCATCTGCCGCCGAGCCGAGAGGTG TGTGATTCCTTTGGTGAAAATGGGAGAAGCAGATGCAGACGTGGCCAAGTTTTTGAACAG ACTGAGCGACTACTTATTTGTTCTTGCCCGCTATGCTGCAATGAAGGAAGGGAAGCAGGAGAAGATCTACACCAGAACGGAGTAA
- the MVK gene encoding mevalonate kinase isoform X2 produces MRTWVVSAPGKVILHGEHAVVHGKLALAVALNLRTFLQMTLRNDGKVLIHLPNIGTKLHWETSELEPLLAAFPAGLIDSQPPSPGQVEKLKEFVGAAEGAAAATHSLAVVAFLYLYLSIASKCGVLPSMDILVWSELPTGAGLGSSAAYSVCLAGALLSGCGVISYPLGEGQSVARWAEDELDLINRWAFRGEQVIHGNPSGVDNAVGTWGGALRYQSGKILPLKRVPTLRILLTNTKVPRSTKVLVAGVKDKVLKFPAIMEPVLASIDAISQECEDVLKAMADHPSQEHYLVLEELIDINQHHLDVIGVGHSSLDRVCQVTASHGLHSKLTGAGGGGCAITLLRPGVVSLMQLH; encoded by the exons ATGCGCACCTGGGTGGTCTCGGCTCCGGGGAAGGTGATCCTGCACGGGGAGCACGCCGTCGTCCACGGCAAG CTTGCCCTGGCCGTGGCTTTGAACCTGAGGACATTCCTTCAGATGACCCTTCGGAATGATGGGAAGGTCTTGATACATCTGCCAAATATTGGGACCAAGTTGCACTGGGAAACATCTGAGCTGGAGCCCTTACTGGCAGCGTTCCCTG CTGGCCTGATTGACTCTCAGCCCCCCAGCCCAGGACAAGTGGAGAAGCTGAAGGAGTTTGTGGGGGCTGCAGAGGGAGCGGCTGCAGCCACACACAGCCTGGCCGTCGTGGCCTTcctctacttgtacttgtccatTGCGTCCAAATGCGG GGTCCTTCCAAGCATGGACATCCTGGTGTGGTCTGAGCTGCCCACAGGTGCTGGGTTAGGTTCCAGCGCTGCTTATTCCGTCTGCCTCGCAGGGGCTTTGCTTTCTGGGTGTGGGGTCATCAGCTACCCTCTGGGCGAGGGCCAGTCTGTAGCCAG GTGGGCTGAGGATGAGCTGGACTTAATCAACAGGTGGGCCTTCCGAGGAGAGCAGGTGATCCATGGGAACCCCTCTGGAGTGGATAATGCTGTGGGGACCTGGG GTGGAGCTTTGAGATACCAGTCAGGAAAAATCTTGCcgttaaaaag AGTCCCCACTCTACGGATTTTATTGACCAACACCAAGGTCCCTCGGAGCACCAAGGTCCTGGTTGCAGGGGTTAAAGACAAGGTGCTGAAG tttcctgccATAATGGAGCCGGTGCTGGCTTCGATTGACGCCATTTCCCAGGAGTGCGAAGATGTCCTCAAAGCAATGGCCGATCATCCATCTCAGGAGCACTACCTTGTGCTGGAG GAACTCATTGACATTAACCAGCACCACCTGGATGTGATTGGAGTTGGCCATTCCTCCCTGGACAGAGTCTGCCAAGTCACCGCCTCTCACGGGCTGCACAGCAAGCTGACGGGCGCAGGGGGAGGCGGCTGCGCCATCACTTTGCTACGGCCAG GGGTGGTATCCTTGATGCAGCTTCATTGA
- the MVK gene encoding mevalonate kinase isoform X1 translates to MRTWVVSAPGKVILHGEHAVVHGKLALAVALNLRTFLQMTLRNDGKVLIHLPNIGTKLHWETSELEPLLAAFPAGLIDSQPPSPGQVEKLKEFVGAAEGAAAATHSLAVVAFLYLYLSIASKCGVLPSMDILVWSELPTGAGLGSSAAYSVCLAGALLSGCGVISYPLGEGQSVARWAEDELDLINRWAFRGEQVIHGNPSGVDNAVGTWGGALRYQSGKILPLKRVPTLRILLTNTKVPRSTKVLVAGVKDKVLKFPAIMEPVLASIDAISQECEDVLKAMADHPSQEHYLVLEELIDINQHHLDVIGVGHSSLDRVCQVTASHGLHSKLTGAGGGGCAITLLRPDTPPTIVAAATQDLDACGFECWETDIGAPGVCVHSPPSLKAEVQAVLSGV, encoded by the exons ATGCGCACCTGGGTGGTCTCGGCTCCGGGGAAGGTGATCCTGCACGGGGAGCACGCCGTCGTCCACGGCAAG CTTGCCCTGGCCGTGGCTTTGAACCTGAGGACATTCCTTCAGATGACCCTTCGGAATGATGGGAAGGTCTTGATACATCTGCCAAATATTGGGACCAAGTTGCACTGGGAAACATCTGAGCTGGAGCCCTTACTGGCAGCGTTCCCTG CTGGCCTGATTGACTCTCAGCCCCCCAGCCCAGGACAAGTGGAGAAGCTGAAGGAGTTTGTGGGGGCTGCAGAGGGAGCGGCTGCAGCCACACACAGCCTGGCCGTCGTGGCCTTcctctacttgtacttgtccatTGCGTCCAAATGCGG GGTCCTTCCAAGCATGGACATCCTGGTGTGGTCTGAGCTGCCCACAGGTGCTGGGTTAGGTTCCAGCGCTGCTTATTCCGTCTGCCTCGCAGGGGCTTTGCTTTCTGGGTGTGGGGTCATCAGCTACCCTCTGGGCGAGGGCCAGTCTGTAGCCAG GTGGGCTGAGGATGAGCTGGACTTAATCAACAGGTGGGCCTTCCGAGGAGAGCAGGTGATCCATGGGAACCCCTCTGGAGTGGATAATGCTGTGGGGACCTGGG GTGGAGCTTTGAGATACCAGTCAGGAAAAATCTTGCcgttaaaaag AGTCCCCACTCTACGGATTTTATTGACCAACACCAAGGTCCCTCGGAGCACCAAGGTCCTGGTTGCAGGGGTTAAAGACAAGGTGCTGAAG tttcctgccATAATGGAGCCGGTGCTGGCTTCGATTGACGCCATTTCCCAGGAGTGCGAAGATGTCCTCAAAGCAATGGCCGATCATCCATCTCAGGAGCACTACCTTGTGCTGGAG GAACTCATTGACATTAACCAGCACCACCTGGATGTGATTGGAGTTGGCCATTCCTCCCTGGACAGAGTCTGCCAAGTCACCGCCTCTCACGGGCTGCACAGCAAGCTGACGGGCGCAGGGGGAGGCGGCTGCGCCATCACTTTGCTACGGCCAG ACACTCCTCCTACAATAGTGGCAGCCGCCACCCAAGACCTGGACGCCTGTGGGTTCGAGTGCTGGGAGACGGACATTGGGGccccgggtgtgtgtgtgcactcgcCCCCCTCCCTGAAAGCAGAAGTGCAGGCGGTTCTTAGCGGGGTTTAA